The Amycolatopsis umgeniensis DNA segment TTACAAATTTTAGAGTTGACGGCATAAGTTCTCTCAGAACTGCCTGAAATCCGTTCCAAACCTCCGCAGCCTCAGAGGAGCCTTCAACCGAACTGTTTCCCTCGCTGAAAATAGCCGCCGCAAGCAGAGACTCCTTCATCAGGAGCATTGATGACTTTTGCGAATAGGAACCCAACCACCGTTGCCAAAGTTCAGCAATGTATTGCTGCAGTATCTGACCACTTGCGCTAAATTGAGATGGAATGGCCTGCACTTCCCTGTAGCTACTCAGAGACCTATGGGAAGCAAGGTAGAGACCTGGTATAGATTGTTGATTCGAAAACGTGATGTCGTAGTTACTTCCACCACCGGCGGTCGGAACGGACAAGGTTGACGTCTGACCATTGCTATAGGTGAGCGAACCGATAGATGCGTTTTCGATCTCCGCCGCGCCAGACTCAAGAATGGTTGCCGACTTGACGCCATTTAAGTATGTAATACGACCGTCTTTCGAGCGTACTGGCAAACCAACAAACGCACTGCTCCAATTGAAATGGCGCCCAAGCAGTGTAACGAGCGTTGTCTTCCCGGTACCGTTAGCTCCAGTAAGAATTGTTAAACGGGATGACAAGTCAATATCAATTCTACCGAATTGCCGCCAATCCTCTACTGCAATTCGCGCAAAAGAGTCATCTTGCATCAAGGCTATCTCCAACGGCGTCTGTGGTAAGTGACTGCACCAATTTTGATCCCGTCCGTTTGGGTGTAGATCGTCTTCCAAAGGACGACCGTTACCATCGAAAGTCTTTGTCGGAGAGCAAAGAAGAACAGATACTTTCAAACCGCGAACTACGGGGCTCTTTAGTGAGAGAACCCCACCAGTCCGCCGGCGCTCAGCAAAGTGCTTACTGGAGGTCCTAGGTGCGGCAAGTCGTGCCAACCTGAAGCCACACGGCTGCCCCCAGGCTCGTGCGTCTACTGAACGAGCTGGAAGGATGAGCGCATGATGCATCGGAAGCCGTCAGCCAGGTCAGCGAGTCTCGGCGTGGCTCGGACCAGGCTGGCGGTCGAAGAGGAACTCGGCTGGCTGTTCCGGGAGCAGGTCACGGAAGACTTCGGCATCGACGCCCACCTGGAGGTAGTCGACGACGAGGTCGTCACGGGCAAGCTAGTGGCTCTTCAGATCAAGAGTGGCCTGAGTTTCTTCCAGGAACAAGGTCCCGACGGTTGGTGGTTCCGACCAACGAAAGACCATCTGCGCTACTGGACGAATCACTCACTACCGGTCGTCCTTGTGATGTATAACCCGGAGACTAAGCAATGCCATTGGCAGCTTATAGACGGTAGCACGTTAATCGAGACTTCGACCGGCAATTCCAAGGTGCTAGTACCTGAACGACAAATATTGAGCAAAAGTGCCCGGCGGCAACTTCATTCAATCGCCAATAGCCGTAGCAATACAGTAAGCGTGGAGGCGTCGCCTACCTCAACTGGCGCGAGTCCCATGAGGCCGGTTAGTTGGTACGGCCAGCGCATGCCGAAGAAAGTTCGCGCCGCGGTGGTCTCTTCAGCCTACCGTGCGGCCGACCAGGTGGGATGGGACCAGCTCCCCAATGTTGAGCGATCGAGGCTATATTCCGCATGGGTCGACGACCCATCCATCGGCGGCATTATGGCGCCATACTTCTCCAAGCAGAGTATCCGAATCTGGCTCAAAGACTCGCTAATGAAGGAGTACGTCCGCGCCAAGGAAGGGGTGGGCCCCTACGCTCAATTCGTGACGATACGATACCCGACACCCGATGAGATCGTGTCGGCAGCGTGCGGAAATGGATGGTTTGTCGAGTCAGGATCGATGACCATCAAGCCCTCTCACTGTTTCGCAACAGATGGAATCTATCGACGACATATTTTTTGGGGCGAAGCCGCCAGCTTCGAAAATCTAATTGTCGCAGCGCTCGCCGTGGCAGAGGGTGAACTTCTTAGGCCAATTGTCGTTATCCTGCATCGCAAGAATCACTCCATGGAACAGAAGTTAACCCTCAGGAAGCTCGCCGACAGAGCACAGGTCAAACTGATATTTTTGACGCGCGTCGAAACAAAACTATTAAAATAGCCATCCAGAATTCACCTTTACGCAACAAAAGGAAAATCGACTGTTATGAGTTGGCCAGATTGGGGTAATGTACCCTCATGGGCGTCTACTGGAGCC contains these protein-coding regions:
- a CDS encoding DUF4365 domain-containing protein, with translation MMHRKPSARSASLGVARTRLAVEEELGWLFREQVTEDFGIDAHLEVVDDEVVTGKLVALQIKSGLSFFQEQGPDGWWFRPTKDHLRYWTNHSLPVVLVMYNPETKQCHWQLIDGSTLIETSTGNSKVLVPERQILSKSARRQLHSIANSRSNTVSVEASPTSTGASPMRPVSWYGQRMPKKVRAAVVSSAYRAADQVGWDQLPNVERSRLYSAWVDDPSIGGIMAPYFSKQSIRIWLKDSLMKEYVRAKEGVGPYAQFVTIRYPTPDEIVSAACGNGWFVESGSMTIKPSHCFATDGIYRRHIFWGEAASFENLIVAALAVAEGELLRPIVVILHRKNHSMEQKLTLRKLADRAQVKLIFLTRVETKLLK
- a CDS encoding AAA family ATPase; this encodes MQDDSFARIAVEDWRQFGRIDIDLSSRLTILTGANGTGKTTLVTLLGRHFNWSSAFVGLPVRSKDGRITYLNGVKSATILESGAAEIENASIGSLTYSNGQTSTLSVPTAGGGSNYDITFSNQQSIPGLYLASHRSLSSYREVQAIPSQFSASGQILQQYIAELWQRWLGSYSQKSSMLLMKESLLAAAIFSEGNSSVEGSSEAAEVWNGFQAVLRELMPSTLKFVRLAARPPEIVVETRTGNFVIDAVSGGLSALLEVAWQIFLRSREYSQFTVCMDEPENHLHPSLQRSIIPSLLRAFPSVKFVVATHSPFVVTSQPDANVYALDYDNGVAYSKLLDFADKSASAERTLREVLGVETTIPVWAEERFNEIIDRYAALPVDQSSLIELRGELEREGLGSTLSQALNTLLPSIEGEGGK